The sequence below is a genomic window from Sorangiineae bacterium MSr12523.
AGAAGAACGAGCTGCAGCGGCGTCTCGAAGAGATGGCGGCGAGAATGCAGGAGGAACAGGCCGTGCTGCGACGCGAACTCGATCAGGCCACCGCGGGACTCGCGGACAAGGACGAACAGCTGGGCAAGCTATCGGACATGATGAGCGTGCGCGAGACGCGCATTTTGCAACTCGAGAGAGAAGTGGTGCGCGCGCTCGCGGCGAAGGTGCCCGAAGGGCCTGTGCTCGACGAAGACGAGCGTGTCGCGCAGCTCGTGGCCGAGCTCGAAGAGCGGGATGCGCTGGTGGCGGAGCTGGAGAGCGCGCTCACGACCCAGCGCGCGGCCATCGCCAAGCGGGACACGCTGCTCGCCGAGCTGCGCGCGCACCCCGACGAGATGCGCTAGCCTAGGATGCTGGCGGCGCGTGGAAGAGCTTGGTGGCCGTGAGGGTGTCACGGACAGGCGGAAATCTGTCCGGGACAGGCGCGCGGGGGGGCGAATGGCCGTATTTTTCACGGGTGCTGATTGGCACCGCATTGGCAACGCGTCGGATCAGACCTTCGTGCGCGGTGCTCCGGACCCCGCGCCCGCAAGGTCGCAGATTGAGATGATGGGTTACCGCAAGGTACGAGCGGGAGGTAACAGCCCTCCACGTGCCCGTTGATAGCGAGGAGCCACTCCTACGGGAGCCTCGCCAGCGGGAACAACACGCGGAGTGGTGACTCTGTACCGGCGGTTTATGCAAGGCGATTTTCTTCTTCTTCGGATTTTTCTTCGTCGTCCGGGAGGAGGTGTTTTGGCGAAGCATGGAGCTCTCCTGTGGCTCGAGACGAGCCCGCTGCGTTTTGAAAAAGATGGGCCGCCAGACGTGCGTTTCGAGTTTGCCGTCAATTGACTCTTCGCGTTCACCGGGCAGCGATGGTCGCGGGTAGCCCCGGGACGCAGTATGGGATTCGTAGGGCGGAGCGAGACGCAATTTACGGGGCGAGCTCTCGACCTTGGCGTTACCTCGGTCGTGCTCACACCGCTCTCCCCGCGTTCATCGTCCTCCAATGGGTTCTCAAAACGTCGCGCGCTCTGCGGCGCATCGGGTGGGTCACGTCATGGTGACCTCCGAAGTCTTACGGCGAGTGTATCGCCGCTGAAGTTTCTTGGTCGCGCGCCGGAGCGCAACGGTGCGATGAGTTTCATCGCTTCCACGCATGCTCTTTTTCTGGAAAGTCCCCTTTGTGGCCGTATTCGGGTCGTAGAAAGCCCCATCACGACACATCGCCCAGAGCACACCAGCAAGACGTCGGGCCACGGCGACAGCCGCGATCGATCTTCCTTTTTTCTTGGCGATGTTCATTCCCCAAAGACGAATGGGGTCCCCGGCATGCTTGCGCGTGCGCAGTAGGCTGTGGGCTGCTTGCACGAGCATGGCTCGCGCGTGAGGGTTTCCTTGTTTGGTGATGCCTCCGAGACGACGCTTGCTCGGTCCTCCCGTGGTCGATTCGGACGGAACGAGTCCGAGATAGGCGCTCACCGCATGGGCATTCTTGAAACGGTGGGCATCGTCCATGACGGACATGAACGTGGCCCCGACGATGAGCCCTACACCGGGGGCTGTGGCGCAAAGACGTATCCGAGGATCTCGCCCTGCCAAGTTCTGCAACTTCTCTTCCACTCTCACGAGCTGCTCGTCGAGTACTTTCAGCATGGCGGCTAACGGCGCAACAAGCTTCTGCAAGCCAGGATTCATCTCGGTTGCTTCCAAGTGCGTCACGAAGTTGCTGATATCGCACGTAGCAACACTTTTCCCATGTGCACGCGCGAGGCCGCGGATCGTGGTCACGTAACCCGCGCGGGTCTCAACCAGCGCTTGTCGGACACTCAACTGCTCGCGAAGCTCTCGACCTTCCACCGATAGGACGTGGGCTTCGGGAATGCGCCCCTGTTCGACCGCGATGGCGAGGTGCTCGGCATCGAGCGCATCGTTCTTGCGTTTGTGGTGTCCTATCCCGATCGTCTTGAGTCGCGTGGTGTCGACGATCTTCGGCTCGTGTCCCCAGGTTCGGAGGAGATCATGGACGAACCAAGCCTCTCGCGCTGCCTCGAAGGCGACAATGGCCGGAAGCGTCCCGGGCCCCAATCGACCCTTGAGCTGTTCGATCTGTTGCACGCTCGTCCGCTCCACGACTTTCCCATCGCACACCTCGCAATAAGCGATGTGGCGCGCTCCTAAATCCAGGCCTACGCTACGCATGATCGACCTCCCTTGGGCCCCCACTTCTCTTTGTGGCTCTGACCACGCGGGGGTGCCGATAGCTTCGGCGATCGGCGGGAGGTCGATCGTTTTTCTTCGCGAGGAAAGCCGGACGGCGCGCCCGCTGCGGCTGAGACCTTCCATCGATCTCGGCGTTGCAGTGGGCGTGACGTCCGGCGGCGGCGACGCGTCAGGTTTTACTGCCGCCGGTTCATCCAATCTACGGGACACGCAGCGGGCGTGGACCGGTGGCCAAAGTCCTCGTTGGGGAAGCTGCAAAAACTGCTCGCATCCACCGGATTTTCTTTACCCTCATTTTTATCTGGCAGAGCGAAGGCCAGAAGAAGAACGTGTGCGATTGCGCGGAAGCGCGCGATCTCGCACCCGTCTGTCCGCCGCCGCCGCCGCCGCCCCCGCGGCCGACGCCGCCGCCGCGCACCGCCGTGGAGAAGCCGTGGTCGCTTCCCGCGGGGCGCCATGTTCGGCAGTCAGCGGAACAACCGCTAGCCGTTGCTGTCGCACGAGCGCGGCGCTTCTTCCGGGGAGCGCCGTAGCTCGGCGGCCTCCTCGCGCATTCGCCGCGCGAGGACGCCCGCACTGGCGAGGACCCAGCCGAGGGTCACCGCGCAGGCCACGAGGAACACGGACCGGTAGCCCGTGACGGCATCGGTGCGGCGGCCCACCACCGCCGAGACGATGCCCGCCACCGCGGGGCCGAGCAGCATCCCCACGCACCCCGCACCGTGCACCAAGGCCATGACGGTCGCGCGCTCGGTCGCTTGACCGACGTGGGCTCCGTAGAAGATCACCGGCACGAAAATCATCGACGACCCGATGCCGAAGAGCAGCATGCTCACGCCGATGGCATTGCGCGGCACCCATCCCAGCCCCGCGAGCGCCGCCGCGCACAACAGCGCTCCGCCCACGAGCATCGCCGCCCGCGGAATGCGATCGAGCAAGCGCCCCGCAGGGTACGACGCGAGTGCGAACGGCACGGTGACGAGTGAAAACAAAAAGCCAATCGTCTTATCCGAATAGCCATGCGCGCGATGCGCGAAAAGCGCGAACGTCACCACCAGACAACCGATCACGAAGCGTCCTACGAACGCCGCACCGAGCGGCACCCAGAGCTCCGGCTCGCGCGATAGCAGCGACGTGAGCCTCCCCGCACTCGGGCGCCGTGCACGCTGCGCCGCGGGCCGCTCGCGCGTACTCAGGGCGACGAACAACGCGAGCAGACTGGCCGCGATGAAGGGCATGCGCGCGTCGATGGTCAAGAGCAGACCACCGAAGAAGCTTCCGCACGCAATCGCTAGAACCACCGCCAGGGCAGCCATGCCCATGACCTTACCGCCGTGGCTCTTCGAGTAGACTGCAGCGTCACCCATGAGAATGGACGCTGCGCCTACGTGTGCGGCGCCTTCGACCGTTCTGAGCACCAACAACGCGGGCGTCGGCACGTGCAACGCAAAAGCGCCGAGCAGCACCGCATCCACCAGCGTGAGAAAAACCAGCAAGGCGCGTCGGTTTCCTAACGCGTCGTCCGCGCGACCCAGTAGCGGCGCACCGATTGCGCCTCCGAGCATATTCATCGCCATGAACGCATGCATTGCGCCTTCGTTGCCAGCATGGTGACTGACAAACAATGGACGGATCGCTGGAGTGACCAGGGTGGCCGGTAGCATTTGCGCGAACAGTCTGAAATAGAGCGTTGCGAGCTGGGTGTGGATCAAGATGAATTCCTCACGAGCAACCGGTATACCCTTCGTCGAAACTCCACCGGATCATAGCCGATGACGTGTCGATTTTCGTGAGGCACGACGAGGAAACGCATTTCGACATGGCGAAAGCCGCGCGCGGAGTTACATCGAATACGGGCCTCGTGATAGGCTTCCCAGCGCTTCGTAAAAGCGCGTTCGCTTGGGGGTGTAATGTCCAACGATAGCCAACGCGATTTGCGTGAAGATGCGCATATTTCCCATCGGAACCGTGTCGGACTGATCTCGACGTCGACCGACCTCATCGAGCGCATCGAAACCGCAGTCGCACAGTGTGGAAGCGACCTCAATGTCGCCTCGGATGCTACGTGTGCCAAGGAGATCCTTCTATCGCCAGGATACGCCCTCAAAATCGTCGATCATGCCGCAGGCGTGTGCTCGACCCCGCACGCGCCGTGCGACGGCTGTTCGATGATGGCTGCGATGTTCCACCAGGGTGCCATCTCGCTTCTCGTGCGAAACGGTGAGTCCCGGAAGACCATCCAGCGCTACGCGACGGGCGACCTCGAGCCGCTCGTCCACGACGTCAAAGCCATTCTTCTGCGCGAGGACACGGCCGCCGTGCTCGATACGGAGATCATCGGGGCGTCTGCTGCGCTGCAATCGGTGCGCGAGCAGATCCAGCGCATCGGGCCCTATCGCGACATCTCGGTGATGGTCCTCGGCGAAACCGGCACCGGAAAAGAGCTCGTGGCGGAAGCGATCCACCGCATCGGTGCGCCACCCGGAGCTCCGTTCGTTGCCATCAATTGCGCGGCCGTGCCGGAAAACCTTTTCGAGAGTGAGCTCTTCGGCCATGAAGCGGGCGCCTACACCGGTGCGCGAGGCCCTCGGGCGGGCCTTTTGGAAGCGGGCGGTCAAGGTGTCGTATTTCTCGACGAGGTCGGCGATATGCCGCTCCCTCTGCAGAGCAAATTGCTGCGTGTTCTCGAGACTCGGACCTTTCGACGCGTCGGCGGAACACGCGACTTGCCCTTGCAGGCGCGGATCGTATCCGCCACGAATGGCAACTTGGAGCTCATGCTCCGCCCCGATCTTCTCTATCGATTGGCGGGCTTCACCATCGTGCTGCCGGCGCTGCGCGAACGTGCGGAAGACATTCCCCTCCTCGCCCGCGCGTTTCTGCGTCGGTTCTCGCATCGGCATCGGATTCCCGTCACGCGGTTTTCCGAAACCGCCCTCGCGCGGCTTCGACTCCACGATTGGCCAGGCAACGTGCGCGAGCTTCGCGGCACCGTCGAGCGCGCGGCGATCCTCTCGCGCAGCTCCGTCGTCGAGGAGGCGGACGTGCTCGCCGCCATCGCCCCATTGCGACAAGCCTCGAGCAGCGGCGCATACCCCTGCATCGCGGCCGGCGCGCCCATCGCGGCTCTCACGCCTCTCACGCCTCTCGCGTATTCAGCCAAGTCCGCACAGGCCAGTGTATCCCGAATTGCCACCGACAGCGCTGAACGGCCCCGACTGCGCGACATGGAGCGCGAAATGATCCTCCAAGCTTTCGAGGAGTCCGATCGCAAATTGAGCGGCGCCGCGCGCGCACTCGGGCTCCCGCGCTCCACCCTCCGGGACAAACTTCGTCGCTACGGCGTGCTGACGTAATCCGCTAACGAGTTCCGTCACCCGCCGGCGCCGCGAGGCCCGCCGCACGCCATCGCCGCGTGGTCCGCATCGTGCAAAACGCATCGCATCGCCGCGATGCGCACGAACCTCGAATCGACGGATTGGCTCGAAGAGCCGGCGTGGACCGGAACCCACCTCGCGCTCAAGCACGCAGGTGCCGCTCTGGCGGTGTGCACCCGTGAGGGGCTCCTCGTCGGCGCGACCCCGAGCGCGTATTCGCTCCTGGCACGGGTGGGGATCGCCACCAGCACCATACCCTGCAAGTTGCCCCTCTTGTGGGAGCGGCTCGAGGCCAGCGCGCAAGGTGAGGCCATCGATTGGCGGCCGCCGAACTCCGACGTCGACGGCATCCGCCTCGGGTGCACCCGGCACGCCTTGGGTGGCGCGTACTTCCTCATCGTCATGCGCGAGATCTCCGACAAGCACGTCACGCTCGTCCAGCAACTGCACCGGCAGCGCCTCGAGGCCACCGGCCGCCTGGTTGCGCAGATCGTGCACGACTTGCGGGCCCCGCTCGCGAGCATCGTCTTCGACGCCGAGGTCCTCGTCGACCGCGGGGCGGAGCTCGCCCCCGCCGCGTTGCGCGCAACCGGCCTGGCCGTACGCCGCGCCGCCGATCGCCTGCGCAAGACCGTCGACGGCCTGCTCGGCTTCGCGAAGCTCGGCCCGCAGTCCGAGTCGGAAGCCGATCTCGCCGAGTGCATCGAGCGCACGTGCAGCCTCCTTCGCCCATCGCTCCGCAACGGAGGACATCGCATCGACGTCGCACTCGCCCCCAGCGCGCGATCCGTGCAAGTCCCGCCGCTCGTCGTCGAGCAAATCCTGGTCAACCTCGTCATGAACGCACTCGAAGCCGCCCGCGCCCCCGTCACCGTCAAGATCACGACCTCGCGCACGGCCGACACCATCCGCATCGTCGTCCAGGACGACGGCCCCGGAATGAGCGCCGAAAGCCGCGCCCGCGCCTTCGAACCCTTCTTCACCACGAAGCAGAAAAACAGTGGTCTCGGCCTGACCGCCTCGCGCGACGCCGCCCTCGACGTGGGAGGCGATCTTCGGATCGAGCCCTCGGAGCAGGGCGCTCGCTTCGTCATCACACTTGGAGCCAAGCCCCTGTGACCTCCGTGCTCGTCGTCGACGACGATGTTCAGTTTCGGGAGACCCTGGTGCGGCACCTCGCGGGACATGGGTTCGACGTCGCCGAGGCACGGTCCGTGGACGAGGCCATCTCACTCCTCGAGCAGCGCCGAGTCGACGTCCTCCTCACCGACCTGCGGCTGGGGATTCGCGACGGTATCGACCTCATCGCGACCCTACGCTCGCGCGGCACGGCCACGCGAGCCATCCTCATGAGCGCATTCGCCACCGCGCGCGATTACCAAACCGCCACGGAGCTCGGCGCCGTGCGCGTCCTGTGCAAACCGTTCACGCCGGAGGACTTGCTCGATGCCATTCGGCAAGCCATCGACTGCAGCACGGGCTTTCGCGGAAGCGTCCACGGATTGTCGCTGGTCGACATGTTGCAGATGTTCCACCTGGCCCGCCGCTCCATCGTCCTCACCATCGGCGACGCGGTGACCGGCCACGTCTACCTCCAAGAGGGCGAGATCGTTCACGCCGAGAAGGGCGCCCTCTCGGGCGAACCCGCACTTCGCGCGATCTTGTCGGCGCAATCGGGTTCCGTGTCCACATCGGCCCTCGGGCCAACGCCGCGGACCATCACGCGAGGCTTCTCCTCTCTGCTGCTCGACCTGCTCCGGCAGATCGACGAATCCAGCCTTCCATTCGAAGGCGGTTTACTCGAGCTAGAGGACGAAGGCATTCGCGACTGGCAGTCAGAAGAAGGAGAACGAACGATGGGTAAGATCGATGATGCGTGCAAAGAAGTCGTAGGCAAAGTGGACGGCGCCGTCGCGTGCGGCGTCGTCGATCTCGATACGGGCATGCTGCTCGGCATTTACAACGGCGCGGCATATACCCAAACGCTGAACGAGATCGTCGCCGCCGCAACCATGGACCTCTTTCGAGGCCCGAACGTGGGACGCGTCGAGCAAATGGTGCGCGCGCATCGAGGCTTGCCCGAAAACGGCGCACACTATTTCCAGGAAATACACATTACATCCGAGCACAACTTTCACTTTGCAAAGACATTGAAGCAAAGCCGGGCCGTCATCATGCTCGTGACCAAGAAGACCACGAACATCGGCATGGGCTGGGCGCAATTGAAGGCTGCGATTCCAATCGTCGAGCCCTTAGTTCCTTGAGTTCGACCTCATTCACGACCGCGTAACGATGCGCCCGAAAAAGTAAGGGCAAAGAAAGGTAGTTCCATGAATCTCGATAATGCTCTCGCGAATGTGCAACGATCCGTCCCCGAGTGTGTCGCCGCCGGCTTCGTCGACAT
It includes:
- a CDS encoding IS110 family transposase, encoding MRSVGLDLGARHIAYCEVCDGKVVERTSVQQIEQLKGRLGPGTLPAIVAFEAAREAWFVHDLLRTWGHEPKIVDTTRLKTIGIGHHKRKNDALDAEHLAIAVEQGRIPEAHVLSVEGRELREQLSVRQALVETRAGYVTTIRGLARAHGKSVATCDISNFVTHLEATEMNPGLQKLVAPLAAMLKVLDEQLVRVEEKLQNLAGRDPRIRLCATAPGVGLIVGATFMSVMDDAHRFKNAHAVSAYLGLVPSESTTGGPSKRRLGGITKQGNPHARAMLVQAAHSLLRTRKHAGDPIRLWGMNIAKKKGRSIAAVAVARRLAGVLWAMCRDGAFYDPNTATKGTFQKKSMRGSDETHRTVALRRATKKLQRRYTRRKTSEVTMT
- a CDS encoding MFS transporter; translation: MLPATLVTPAIRPLFVSHHAGNEGAMHAFMAMNMLGGAIGAPLLGRADDALGNRRALLVFLTLVDAVLLGAFALHVPTPALLVLRTVEGAAHVGAASILMGDAAVYSKSHGGKVMGMAALAVVLAIACGSFFGGLLLTIDARMPFIAASLLALFVALSTRERPAAQRARRPSAGRLTSLLSREPELWVPLGAAFVGRFVIGCLVVTFALFAHRAHGYSDKTIGFLFSLVTVPFALASYPAGRLLDRIPRAAMLVGGALLCAAALAGLGWVPRNAIGVSMLLFGIGSSMIFVPVIFYGAHVGQATERATVMALVHGAGCVGMLLGPAVAGIVSAVVGRRTDAVTGYRSVFLVACAVTLGWVLASAGVLARRMREEAAELRRSPEEAPRSCDSNG
- a CDS encoding sigma-54 dependent transcriptional regulator, producing the protein MSNDSQRDLREDAHISHRNRVGLISTSTDLIERIETAVAQCGSDLNVASDATCAKEILLSPGYALKIVDHAAGVCSTPHAPCDGCSMMAAMFHQGAISLLVRNGESRKTIQRYATGDLEPLVHDVKAILLREDTAAVLDTEIIGASAALQSVREQIQRIGPYRDISVMVLGETGTGKELVAEAIHRIGAPPGAPFVAINCAAVPENLFESELFGHEAGAYTGARGPRAGLLEAGGQGVVFLDEVGDMPLPLQSKLLRVLETRTFRRVGGTRDLPLQARIVSATNGNLELMLRPDLLYRLAGFTIVLPALRERAEDIPLLARAFLRRFSHRHRIPVTRFSETALARLRLHDWPGNVRELRGTVERAAILSRSSVVEEADVLAAIAPLRQASSSGAYPCIAAGAPIAALTPLTPLAYSAKSAQASVSRIATDSAERPRLRDMEREMILQAFEESDRKLSGAARALGLPRSTLRDKLRRYGVLT
- a CDS encoding HAMP domain-containing histidine kinase; the encoded protein is MRTNLESTDWLEEPAWTGTHLALKHAGAALAVCTREGLLVGATPSAYSLLARVGIATSTIPCKLPLLWERLEASAQGEAIDWRPPNSDVDGIRLGCTRHALGGAYFLIVMREISDKHVTLVQQLHRQRLEATGRLVAQIVHDLRAPLASIVFDAEVLVDRGAELAPAALRATGLAVRRAADRLRKTVDGLLGFAKLGPQSESEADLAECIERTCSLLRPSLRNGGHRIDVALAPSARSVQVPPLVVEQILVNLVMNALEAARAPVTVKITTSRTADTIRIVVQDDGPGMSAESRARAFEPFFTTKQKNSGLGLTASRDAALDVGGDLRIEPSEQGARFVITLGAKPL
- a CDS encoding response regulator — translated: MTSVLVVDDDVQFRETLVRHLAGHGFDVAEARSVDEAISLLEQRRVDVLLTDLRLGIRDGIDLIATLRSRGTATRAILMSAFATARDYQTATELGAVRVLCKPFTPEDLLDAIRQAIDCSTGFRGSVHGLSLVDMLQMFHLARRSIVLTIGDAVTGHVYLQEGEIVHAEKGALSGEPALRAILSAQSGSVSTSALGPTPRTITRGFSSLLLDLLRQIDESSLPFEGGLLELEDEGIRDWQSEEGERTMGKIDDACKEVVGKVDGAVACGVVDLDTGMLLGIYNGAAYTQTLNEIVAAATMDLFRGPNVGRVEQMVRAHRGLPENGAHYFQEIHITSEHNFHFAKTLKQSRAVIMLVTKKTTNIGMGWAQLKAAIPIVEPLVP